The Cynocephalus volans isolate mCynVol1 chromosome 5, mCynVol1.pri, whole genome shotgun sequence genomic sequence atacacagacatacatactGACAATATGTGGCTACTCTAATTTAACTTCCAGTTTATCCGAGCAAGGAAAAAGTTCTTTCTACCTAAAGAAAACATTGACTTGATTCTGTAATTTGGGGCAAGTTTCTCAATTTACTTATCTGATATAAAACCAAGGTGTGCTGGAAAAAGAGTAGGTTTTAGAGTTAAAACCTTGGTTGAAGTATGgcaacttcatttttctgtacTTCAATTTCCTTAAGTGTAAAACAGGAACATTAGTGTCCATCATATCACAAGATTGGTgaggaacaaataaataattcacgTGAAAAATACTTTCTAAACATACATTCCAAAATATTGCTAGTAGTAGTACTACACCCTTATGAACAATATattgcaaaacaaaaaatatatatataatggtacAGGATgccaaaacaatgaaaagagaaaaaaatcagacttttaaaaatgagaagaaaatgagtAAAGGGGGAATGTGTgaagaaatatataaagacaggaaagaaaatgacCTTAAACtaataagaatttccatttttaaaaaactgaataaacaaatgaagaagaaatagttaTGACTTGGccaaatagagaataaaaaatttGACCAATATGCACCACATGAATGAGACCTAAAGTACTTAAAATATAAGTTTCCTAGAAAACTACCTTTCACACTTTTCTATGAATAAGATGAATGTGGTACTTGGCACCTGCCATCAAAGGAACTTACAGCTAttctataaaacataaataagcaTTATCATCATTTATTACCATATGTTTAAATGCCTACTAAACAAAGCACCATACTAGGCATAATAGGAATTCAAAGATATATGTGACATTATtagttgcttttaaaaaatttacaatttatttaaGGAAGGCACTGAGTACCAACACAAACATAATCCTAGATCTAAGAACTGGGACACGCATGCAAAAGATAGGAGAACAGAACTGTAACCCAGGAATAAGAGAGATGTTGAATCATCACACCTGTGTCTGAGTCGTATCAGGATTTTGGGCTTAAAAttccaatctttttttaaaaatttttttagtaccCTCATCTTTAtttgggaaggggagaagggaaagctTGGGTCACCCACCCCCCTTCCCTGTTTGTTCCAGCTAACCTAGCTTCCCTTTGCCTCCTTTAGTGGGCGAGGGGGGGAGGACCAGGTGGGCACGGGGGCGTCAGGGACTagtggaggtggtgagcagggtgGGTGGTGGGTCCCAGGGGGGTAGAGGCAGGGTGCCCAGGGTGGGAAAGGATGGCTAGCATCGTGTTTGCATGCAGTGCCAGGGTGGGAGGCTGTGGTGTGTGCCCCGAAGGGCCCAGCGAGCAGAGTGTCAGTTACACGTGTGCGAAACGGGAAAGTGCCAGGAGTGTTGGATTTCTCGAGGTTTTGCTCCCATCTGACCTGGTCTCTCATTTGCCCCTCCAGGCCTCAGCTTGCCTCCTCTGTGGGATGAGCAGGTATTCACCTATTCAGGCTGcacggggcgggggggggggggggggaggctggGACTGGGTGGGTTTGGAGCAAAGCTAGGGGGTGGCCCACAAGCAGTTGTAGGGCCCCAGCAGGCGGCTTCCATAAATACTACCTGAGTTTAGCCATCCCCAGCTACACTGTCTTGCGCTCAACATTCCCTTCTCTCCGTGCCTCTGTCTCCCCTTTGTCCCCCCACCCTCCCCGCCCTGGCCACCTGCTAATCCGACTTCTTGCTGTCATCCTCCTGGTGGGCATCACCGTCGTGTCTGTTCTTGTCTTCCTTGGAGAGGTGGGCCTGGGAGCCCAGCACTGACAGCGAGAGGAGGCCGGTGCCCGCACTGACCGCCGGCAGCGAAGGGGGCTGCAGCCCCACGGGCAGGGGGGTCAGTGGCAGGGCCAGAGCCTGAAGCTGGGACAACTGGTGGGCTCGGAGCTGCTATCGGATGATGGAGTTCAGCTCAGGAGCAGTGACCTGCTTAGTTCTCTCGACGGCTCCCAAGACCTGCTGCTGGTGCTCTTGGGAGAGGAAGGGCGGGACCTGGGCACAAATCCCATTCAGCCTCTTGACGATTTCAGCCTGCTTGTGCATCACCATGTTTAGGCCGTAGGACATCTCACAGTACATCACATAGTGACGCTGCATCTCCGACTTCTGGCTGGCCAGCTTGTCGCATTGGAGCTTCAGGCTGTGATGCTGAGCCTGCAGCAGATGAAATTCATCTTTGATGCGGTCGCAGGAGTCGGAGGTGGTGAATTTCAGTTGCGGAGGTAGGTGCGACGAGCCCGAATGCCTGCTTTGTGGAAACAGCACGTCAGTCGCGGCGGGGGGCGCGGGCTGTGCCCCGGCTGTGCGCCCCGGCTCGGGCTGCTCCGGGCGCCGGGCGGCCGCGCCTTCGTCCCGGCGCCGATCGGCAGCTCCcggggccgccgccgcctcccgcgCCCGGCCTCGCCCGCTCCCCGCGCCCCTCCCCGCGCCCGGCCTCGCCCGCTCCCCGCGCCCCTCCCCGCGCCCCTCCccgcgcccggccccgccccctccccgcgCCCCCTCCCCGCGCGCTCGGCCGCCGCGGCTCTTGTCTAATGGCGGCGACGCCGGCGGTGGCCGCGGCCGGgctgctgctattgctgctgCGGAGGCTCCGGCTCCACcaaaattccaattttaaaaagaataaaaggcagtTAAACTGTTAACATGAGCTAGAGATAAGGAAGGCAGATAGTTTGATACTGGGCTGGACAGGCCGATCAAATGGAAAGAGGGAAGCAAAGGCGATTTGTTCCTAACAGAAATTGTTCTAggtaaagagaaaggaataaggAAAACGAGACTTTCTAAAGATAtgtttaaaactaataaatagcTAGAACTGTTAGATCAAAGATTCACTAAGTACGGAGATTTACATCCTAAAAATGAGGTGTCGTGGGGAGGGAGACAGGTTGAGTTAGGGTCCATAACCACAAGGGAAAAACTCAGCAGTTGTTTCAGCTGGAATTATACTAGATTCATTAACTTTAGGAAACACACTgtattcctgtttttaaaaaaattacgtGCACCACATACAGTTTACACTCGAACAATTCCTCACATGATGAAACAGCCTACACCGAGCTTACATGAGGCCGCTGTACAAGGAGAGGCAACAGCTACGATTAAAAttcagactctggagtcagactaccttggacaagtttcttaagttctctgtacttcagttttgTCATGTgcaaaatgaatataaacattttctaTCTCAGAAGATTTTTGTGAGGCTTAAATAGTTAATACACGAAAAATACCCAGAATTGTGCCCGACGTGGAGTAATAGtatcagctgctgctgctgacgctgctactgctgctactacttGGGGTAAGctatgaataaaatagaaaaggaaaagctaGTGCCAAGGCCTCTTGTCTAGAAGAGAAACTCTTAGAGGAGGCATCTCCAATCTTTTATCGAGGAAGGGTTACTTTCCATTTCCCTGAAGTCTTGAATCACCTCGGGGAAAGTGGGGGCAGAATAGCAGTAATAATTCTCTTGAATTACTGTTGAATTAAAGAGAAGCCATCACTGCTGGCTGCATTTCCCTGCCTGCTGGGAAGCAAGAAACACAGGAAAAGAGAACAGTGACACCAGCAATTAGCTTGGATATCACCAGGAAGAACATGAAGATCTAAACTTTGGCACTTCACTCTCGGACAGTTAGAGCAGCAGTCACTGGGAGGTGGTAACCTGCATTAAAAGATGCCACAACCAGTCTGTCAGACACCATCAGAACTGACTCTCCTAACACACAAGGGACACTACAGAGAAACACAACCAACACTTCTcatagcaatttttaaatttgtggggCCATCTTTATGAAACTAAACTACTTTTCAGAGTGTTCTAAAATGTATTGTTTTCAAAAAAAGTCAACAGAATGCTTTTGAAACAAGTCAAAATAGCAATAGATCAGCTAAAGGTCATAATCTTACCAGAGCTAACTATATCAAGTTATATTTTCAACAACTAATGCCATTTAAAACcactaattaaaacaaaagttaataataatttgtctttgaagATCATATGATCTAAGTTTTTcaggataaatgaaagaatttaaaacttCTCTATCAAGAAATGAAGCATGCAGAATTCCTTAATGAAATACCAGCAATCTTAGTATAAACCAAGTTTACCCTGAGCATACTTTCTATTTGATCAGTCATCAAAACATAAACCAATTTCTGagaattattttacaaaaaaaaaaaaaaaaaagcattttaattgATTTCCCAACATCTCTATTCCTTGCCAATTGTTTAGCAGATCAATCAATCATGACAGTCCTGCCAACCACCTCTCTACCTCTACCCCACCCATGATTATTTCAGGAACGGTCAGGTCCATGCCAACTTGGGCCACTGGAATCCAAGGAAAAGTTTTCTTGGGGATTTGGGGAAAGAACTTTCTGGCTCTAGGGACAGAGCCATTTAGAGCCAGTGTCTGCCACCCCCATAGTCATAAACAAGAAAGCAGAATTCCACCTTCTACTGGCAGCCGTCTTATAACTACAAGGAATCTAAGCCTTCCAATAACACCATTACTGTGGGCGGCAGAGCTGAGATGCAGAAACAAACTGGATTTTTGACTTCCTCTTATGTGAACTCTCAAGTCTCTCAAGTTTCCATATTATTTAAGCCAGTTTTATATTTGTACCTCAAAGTATcctactttatatattttgttttccaagtCTATTACTACATACATAAGAATTTCACTCATGCTCATTTAAATGTTAGTAAAAAAATTTATCCTAGTTTAAACAAGCTGTTTCACATGTCAGAATCTTACTAAAACAAACAATTTACTGACAGTTAAAGAGTAGGAATATtctgataatttttaaacaagttcCATATATCATTCCCTTTAATATTTcgtaataaagaagaaaactgatAAAACATTATAGAAAC encodes the following:
- the LOC134378213 gene encoding LOW QUALITY PROTEIN: TLE family member 5-like (The sequence of the model RefSeq protein was modified relative to this genomic sequence to represent the inferred CDS: substituted 1 base at 1 genomic stop codon) — protein: MGRRRRRRREQLLPSGRGRRDPPAAGDGTGGPTPTCDRGLQDQVSGVRRVGGTARPPKPRAGGGTALGRKAWPAPRPRPRGVSIAAARPRPPPASPPLDKSRGGRARGEGARGGGGAGRGEGRGEGRGERARPGAGRGAGSGRGRAREAAAAPGAADRRRDEGAAARRPEQPEPGRTAGAQPAPPAATDVLFPQSRHSGSSHLPPQLKFTTSDSCDRIKDEFHLLQAQHHSLKLQCDKLASQKSEMQRHYVMYCEMSYGLNMVMHKQAEIVKRLNGICAQVPPFLSQEHQQQVLGAVERTKQVTAPELNSIIRXQLRAHQLSQLQALALPLTPLPVGLQPPSLPAVSAGTGLLSLSVLGSQAHLSKEDKNRHDGDAHQEDDSKKSD